A region of Esox lucius isolate fEsoLuc1 chromosome 3, fEsoLuc1.pri, whole genome shotgun sequence DNA encodes the following proteins:
- the ankrd12 gene encoding ankyrin repeat domain-containing protein 12 isoform X1: protein MAKPGTDRDGGMVDKQPGKKPTNIKQAGRKSKDKMSPFPKTPKLDRAEQLGGKEGKTPKSSMKRKLSFTVSPPRNEERDSDTDESDPGQSTESCGVGRVLSPYRMYSADKDGPDKKKAKKESGGSKKAPVNLLFGYPLSERKQMALLMQMTARDNSPESTPSHPSQAPPVQKKPPSSSASKARDKVNKRNERGETPLHMAAIRGDAKQVKELISLGADVNVKDFAGWTPLHEACNLGYYDVAKVLIAAGAEVNTQGLDDDTPLHDASSSGHKDIVKLLLRHGGNAFQANKRGERPVDVADSQELEIMLKGEVALSDPEDSSSGMVSVRESEDPPSVNPSSVDVDDDNMDDSDVEKDSDGKQSTVKASSSMSGLDEYEFKDEEEEEDLSKALNDRHILRRELRQREKEEKERNHFVALQSGKVDCSGPVHSSKSKKTKTSSRVLYCTSDSSSDEMEMPLERKSSPTCSHGSEGNKLDSTRTKRENLGLTTTEQKDKASKVKRKNKSQNKENQKENSKALVFSVATVSMSDTDKNSRGLCGDEDSFKMSFSPKDDSSVHLFHLSATVKSPKLNHGLADKLPSSTPLKQENAKMTCVSIAEGPCPPDGVKYNHYNPESEYCTESSSSKGCKHKEKSKHHQKDVAVDAGDDCGSSPYNKDGNVANSLDGSEGVLRRTDKDGKVVKKHKLKHKEKDKHRKEYEAARERNRPRQKDGGRNLEFDREFWKENFFHDDEPLAPGKTERETEREDGGSPQKISTSDGSPVKEERGTREKHPTSNSTMEKRQREEREKEKDKVLKKERKETSAVCKEERGVKDGKLSEREERIEGLSSVWVPVSEETLYNTTGLKDEPEDKPVTGTTVDKDLLEASEKSQRDKTDRRPSLKEREVEKTDKKHPDKERRVKIEHPERSENSMDRWKEKEKVRMASSSAHSSPAEKNHRESEKLRALSVAKKHEETKDKKSKDKLDKKGDRERQEYMDKDRTSSDKKGKPPSEKSVDHSKSDRSKEKDKDCDKKKKDKSKDSSSSSSSSSNLKLLLGYVTESGKTTSAKLKEDLPKTPEKERDRRDRDSRDSDRHKDKERHKNDKDRSKETSKGSKTKPNDTENERENRSKAKASPATREEKRPKEKRLVNDDLMQTSFERMLSLKDQEIEQWHRKHLEKIKQKERERMKQRPSSTTTDPGKLKSKEKGKIMSLSSVEPCLSKELLRSKSSESSSDAHSRDKDKSLKDSASSRTMSLDGKTLSTLSGKLMAGMENSLSRSPRPDSERSGLISRSVSMVSVASSEDSCQASTLTPRPTEYDSDMTLEVSQDSQPPFLQSSLLSQCRSPASHDRDYNSLPDTAAQGNRTPLQGRHASPYLRAILDEDANSATASEGKHTEALSKASVLPVTQSCEENSLVQPPSETCADPEEGQSQSGPILMLPNLTVARTDGDLNTVDAEQSSAPGVSLPTQVHNSRDPNLKDSLTPQPASGSESSDTQLVTPEHIEASSHPDPLLLRDVQCIPVGMLNAETESTKDLSSVDVPLVSLTSLSSQLLFSNTKTSSSLSNNQPWEALPNTITENAKQTDPALDPEDKSSVENAAICAENRAAVESLESVLGASRTEWMDNPEASTSVHPPPSSEESLLTASKTTDSQENSDVDLSSQEYKKSRFSSDNSVCSDPPLDKSEHTSQTPSSTVSSCPSPDLHSGETDAPDRNKGRGSEVNIQVSRFLSSSTEGSSVATDTKPEVKAEPCHEPMEVASTSEEKPGGPTLSASGADQNPNPSAPANLQPLVSQADQSGSSGSYSSSGASGSSSPQSGDRDSDSSGAKAKVRSLTMEEDQDYQQTHPRKRKMPRISTSNQAGGSTPQGKEKPPQSLAAIVDSLKLEEIQPYQTERANPYYEFLHIRKKIEERRKVLLSVIPQPPQYYDEYVTFNGSYLLDGNPLSKLCIPTITPPPSLPEQLKEMFKQQEVVRMKLRLQHSIEREKLIVSNEQEVLRVHYRAARTLANQTLPFSACTVLLDAEVYNMPPDAQASGMMSRTVESGDQDGKTSVRDRFNARQFMSWLQDVDDKFDKLKTCLLMRQQHEAAALNAVQRLHWQLKLQELDPAMYKSTSIFEISEFYIPLVEVNDDFDLTPI, encoded by the exons ATGAGTCAGACCCAGGTCAGTCCACTGAGTCCTGTGGCGTGGGGAGGGTTTTGTCCCCCTACAGGATGTACTCAGCAG ATAAAGATGGCCCTGATAAGAAGAAAGCCAAAAAGGAGTCTGGTGGAAGTAAAAAGGCTCCGGTCAATCTCCTGTTTGGCTACCCGCTGTCCGAACGCAAACAGATGGCCCTTCTGATGCAGATGACCGCAAGGGACAACAGCCCAG AGTCGACCCCCAGCCACCCATCCCAGGCCCCCCCTGTGCAGAAGAAGCCCCCCAGTAGCTCGGCCTCCAAAGCGAGGGACAAGGTGAACAAGAGGAATGAGCGCGGCGAGACGCCCCTACACATGGCTGCCATACGGGGGGACGCCAAGCAGGTCAAGGAACTCATCAGCCTGGGAGCCGACGTCAACGTCAAAGACTTTGCAG GTTGGACCCCGCTTCACGAGGCCTGTAACCTTGGTTACTACGACGTTGCGAAGGTTCTCATCGCGGCCGGAGCTGAGGTGAACACGCAGGGCCTGGACGATGACACGCCCCTTCACGACGCTTCCAGCAGTGGACACAAAGAC ATTGTGAAGCTGTTGCTCCGGCACGGCGGTAATGCGTTCCAGGCCAACAAGCGAGGTGAGCGGCCCGTGGACGTAGCCGATTCCCAGGAGCTGGAGATCATGCTGAAGGGGGAGGTGGCCCTCTCAGACCCCGAGGACAGCTCCTCAGGTATGGTGTCCGTTAGAG AGTCTGAAGATCCTCCATCAGTGAACCCCTCTAGTGTGGATGTGGATGATGACAACATGGATGACTCCGATGTGGAAAAGGACTCCGATGGCAAACAGAGCACTGTGAAGGCCTCGTCCTCCATGTCTGGACTGGATGAGTATGAGTTcaaagacgaggaggaggaagaggacctGAGTAAAGCCCTAAACGACCGACACATCCTCAGGAGAGAGCtgaggcagagggagaaggaggagaaggagaggaaccATTTTGTGGCTTTGCAGAGTGGTAAAGTAGACTGTAGTGGGCCGGTTCATTCTTCCAAGTCTAAGAAGACCAAGACCTCCTCCCGGGTCCTCTACTGTACCTCAGACAGTTCCAGTGATGAGATGGAAATGCCGTTGGAGAGAAAGAGCTCCCCGACCTGCTCTCACGGCTCAGAGGGAAACAAGTTGGACTCTACCAGGACTAAGAGAGAGAACCTGGGCCTGACTACAACTGAGCAGAAAGACAAGGCTAGTAAAGTcaagaggaagaacaagagccAGAACAAAGAGAACCAGAAGGAAAACAGTAAAGCTCTGGTATTCTCAGTAGCCACTGTGTCCATGTCAGACACGGACAAGAACAGTCGAGGACTCTGTGGAGACGAGGACTCCTTCAAGATGTCCTTCAGTCCCAAGGACGACTCATCTGTCCACCTCTTCCACCTGTCTGCCACTGTCAAATCCCCAAAGCTCAACCACGGCCTGGCTGACAAGCTACCGTCCTCCACGCCACTCAAACAGGAGAACGCCAAGATGACCTGCGTCTCAATTGCGGAGGGCCCCTGTCCACCAGACGGGGTCAAATACAACCACTACAACCCGGAGTCCGAGTACTGCACGGAGAGCTCCAGCAGTAAGGGCTGCAAGCACAAGGAGAAAAGCAAGCATCACCAGAAGGACGTCGCCGTGGACGCCGGCGACGACTGTGGTTCCAGTCCTTACAACAAAGACGGCAATGTGGCCAATAGCCTCGATGGCTCTGAGGGCGTTTTACGGAGGACTGACAAAGACGGCAAGGTGGTCAAGAAGCATAAGCTGAAGCACAAGGAGAAGGACAAGCACAGGAAGGAGTATGAGGCCGCGAGGGAGAGGAACCGTCCGCGGCAAAAAGATGGCGGCAGGAACCTGGAGTTTGACCGGGAGTTCTGGAAGGAGAACTTCTTCCATGATGACGAGCCTCTGGCTCCAGGGAAAACGGAGCGGGAGACCGAGAGGGAGGACGGCGGATCTCCTCAGAAGATCTCGACGTCGGATGGGTCTCCTGTGAAGGAAGAGCGAGGGACAAGAGAAAAACACCCCACTAGCAACAGCACCATGGAGAAGAGGCAGCGAGAGGAGCGcgagaaggagaaagacaagGTGTTgaagaaggagaggaaggagaccTCTGCCGTCtgtaaagaggagagaggagtaaaGGATGGGAAGCTCAGTGAACGTGAGGAGAGGATTGAGGGCCTCAGTTCCGTATGGGTTCCAGTTTCTGAGGAGACACTGTATAACACCACAGGTCTGAAAGATGAACCGGAAGACAAACCAGTTACTGGGACCACTGTTGACAAAGACCTCCTAGAGGCCTCAGAGAAAAGTCAGCGGGACAAAACGGACCGTAGGCCTTCTTTAAAAGAACGGGAGGTTGAGAAGACGGACAAAAAGCATCCAGACAAGGAGAGAAGGGTGAAAATCGAGCATCCTGAAAGATCTGAGAATTCCATGGATCgctggaaagagaaagaaaaggtgaGGATGGCTTCAAGTTCTGCCCATTCATCCCCTGCGGAGAAGAATCATAGGGAGAGTGAGAAGCTCAGAGCCTTGTCTGTGGCAAAAAAACATGAGGAAACCAAGGACAAGAAGAGCAAAGATAAGCTTGACAAGAAGGGTGACCGGGAGAGGCAGGAGTACATGGACAAAGACAGGACGAGCTCTGATAAGAAAGGAAAACCTCCTTCAGAGAAATCTGTGGATCACAGTAAATCGGATCGttcaaaagaaaaagacaaagattgcgataaaaagaaaaaggataAATCTAAAGACagctcctcctcatcttcctccagCTCTAACCTGAAGCTCCTATTGGGCTATGTGACTGAAAGTGGCAAGACCACCTCGGCCAAACTAAAAGAGGACCTCCCTAAGACGCCAGAGAAAGAACGGGATCGGAGAGACCGAGACTCCAGGGATTCTGACCGGCATAAGGACAAAGAGCGTCACAAGAATGACAAGGACCGTTCCAAGGAGACTAGCAAGGGTAGCAAGACCAAACCCAATGAtacagagaatgaaagagagaacagaTCAAAAGCTAAAGCCTCTCCTGCCACCCGGGAAGAGAAGAGGCCCAAAGAAAAACGTCTAGTCAACGACGACCTGATGCAGACCAGCTTTGAACGCATGCTGAGCCTAAAGGACCAGGAGATTGAACAGTGGCATCGGAAACATCTAGAGAAAATCaaacagaaggagagggagaggatgaaaCAACGGCCCTCATCTACGACAACTGACCCCGGGAAGCtcaaaagcaaagaaaaaggtaAAATAATGTCTTTGTCTTCTGTGGAACCATGCTTGAGCAAAGAACTGCTTCGATCCAAGAGCTCTGAAAGTTCCTCTGATGCTCACAGCCGGGACAAAGACAAATCACTGAAGGACAGTGCCAGCTCCAGGACCATGTCCCTGGATGGAAAGACTCTCTCAACCCTCAGCGGGAAACTGATGGCTGGGATGGAGAACAGCTTGAGCAGATCTCCAAGACCGGATAGTGAGCGGTCAGGCCTGATATCCAGATCTGTGTCAATGGTCTCTGTAGCCAGCTCCGAGGACTCTTGTCAAGCTAGCACACTCACACCAAGACCAACAGAGTATGACTCGGACATGACTCTGGAAGTCTCCCAGGACTCTCAGCCGCCTTTCCTCCAGTCTTCCCTCCTCTCACAGTGTAGATCTCCAGCCAGTCACGACAGAGACTACAACAGTCTTCCGGACACGGCAGCACAAGGTAACCGGACCCCGCTGCAGGGCAGACATGCTTCCCCGTACCTTAGGGCTATTCTGGACGAGGATGCAAACTCTGCAACAGCATCAGAGGGTAAACATACTGAAGCGTTGTCCAAGGCCAGTGTGTTGCCTGTTACTCAATCCTGTGAGGAGAATTCACTTGTTCAGCCTCCTTCAGAAACCTGTGCAGATCCGGAGGAGGGCCAAAGTCAAAGTGGTCCTATTCTGATGCTTCCGAATCTCACTGTTGCAAGAACAGATGGCGATCTCAACACCGTTGATGCTGAACAGAGCTCGGCTCCAGGCGTTTCTCTCCCaacacaagtgcacaacagcaGAGATCCTAACCTTAAGGACTCTTTAACACCTCAGCCGGCAAGTGGCTCAGAGTCCAGCGATACACAGCTTGTCACACCAGAACACATAGAGGCATCCTCCCACCCAGACCCTCTGTTACTACGGGACGTTCAGTGTATTCCTGTAGGGATGTTGAATGCTGAAACGGAATCTACCAAGGACCTGTCCTCTGTGGACGTTCCTCTGGTGTCAttaacctctctctcctctcaacTACTATTCTCCAACACCAAAACATCCTCATCGCTGTCGAATAACCAGCCATGGGAAGCTCTTCCAAACACCATTACGGAAAACGCAAAGCAGACAGATCCAGCTCTTGACCCTGAAGATAAATCTTCAGTTGAGAATGCAGCGATCTGTGCTGAAAACCGGGCAGCAGTAGAGAGTCTAGAGAGCGTGTTAGGAGCATCTAGAACAGAATGGATGGATAACCCAGAAGCCTCAACTAGTGTCCACCCACCACCTAGTTCAGAGGAGTCCTTGCTGACTGCCAGCAAAACCACTGACTCTCAAGAGAACTCGGACGTTGACCTGAGCAGCCAAGAATACAAGAAGTCCAGGTTCTCCAGTGACAATTCAGTTTGCAGTGATCCTCCGTTGGACAAAAGCGAACATACCAGCCAGACTCCATCATCCACTGTCTCGAGCTGCCCCAGCCCTGATCTCCATTCAGGGGAAACTGATGCTCCTGACCGAAACAAGGGCAGAGGTAGTGAGGTGAACATCCAGGTCTCTCGGTTTTTGTCGTCTTCCACAGAAGGCAGCAGTGTGGCCACAGATACAAAACCTGAGGTAAAAGCTGAGCCTTGTCACGAGCCAATGGAAGTGGCTTCTACCTCTGAAGAGAAACCGGGAGGCCCGACCCTCTCTGCATCCGGAGCAGACCAGAACCCAAACCCGAGTGCGCCAGCAAACCTCCAGCCATTGGTGTCCCAGGCTGACCAGAGCGGTAGTAGTGGTAGCTACAGCAGCAGTGGAGCCTCCGGGAGCTCCTCTCCCCAGTCTGGAGACCGGGACTCTGACTCGTCCGGGGCCAAGGCTAAGGTCCGCTCCCTGACCATGGAGGAGGACCAGGATTACCAACAGACCCACCCCAGGAAGAGAAAGATGCCCAGGATTTCCACCTCTAATCAGGCAGGAGGAAGCACACCACAG GGCAAGGAGAAGCCGCCGCAGTCCCTGGCGGCCATCGTTGACTCTCTGAAGCTGGAGGAGATCCAGCCGTACCAGACAGAGAGGGCCAACCCGTACTACGAGTTCCTGCACATCCGCAAGAAGATCGAGGAGAGGCGCAAAGTGTTGCTGAGCGTGATCCCCCAGCCTCCACAGTATTACGATGAATATGTAACGTTCAACGGCTCCTACCTGCTGGACGGGAACCCGCTCAGCAAGCTCTGCATTCCAACG ATTACACCCCCTCCGTCTCTTCCTGAACAACTGAAGGAGATGTTCAAACAGCAGGAGGTGGTCCGTATGAAGCTACGCTTGCAGCACAGTATTGAGCGG GAGAAGTTGATCGTGTCTAACGAGCAGGAGGTGCTGCGAGTCCATTACCGGGCTGCCAGGACACTAGCCAATCAGACGCTCCCCTTCAGTGCGTGCACGGTGCTGTTGGACGCTGAGGTGTACAACATGCCTCCGGATGCCCAGGCAAGTGGCATGATGTCACGTACTGTAGAATCA GGCGACCAGGATGGCAAGACGTCCGTGAGGGATCGTTTCAATGCCCGGCAGTTCATGTCATGGTTGCAGGATGTGGACGATAAATTTGATAAACTCAAG ACGTGTCTTCTCATGCGCCAGCAGCACGAGGCAGCGGCCCTTAACGCTGTGCAGCGTCTCCATTGGCAGTTGAAGCTGCAGGAGCTGGACCCAGCCATGTACAAGTCCACCTCCATCTTCGAGATCTCCGAGTTCTACATCCCGCTGGTGGAGGTCAATGACGACTTCGACCTTACGCCCATATGA